In Phlebotomus papatasi isolate M1 chromosome 1, Ppap_2.1, whole genome shotgun sequence, the following proteins share a genomic window:
- the LOC129809658 gene encoding kinesin-like protein costa, with product MQIPIQVAVRVFPNNYSSNTSVVQAISQIHRPGGFLDNGNGTEMLTSGLVQVAGHSFPVAHALPLDCSQEDVFRKTVLPLIGVLLEGFDTSVVSYGQVGTGKTYTLFGPGLDCVHSETEQGIVQRSIREIFLRLSGLRDRNYVVNVGWVEICGDDTVKDLLEAGNMPCRSVGEAFEWLKLGLSNKSNKTSHNIFTVTLEQQWVSPEGLIQHRLSTGSFCDLCGTDRMYVMNSMNQHLSIPKDLRLQTLEDIVNSLTDPNVVLYNNNIPYHRTNLTTLLKDSFGGRAQTLLLLTISSHEEHTNETIHNLQFAFKAQCVRNYVVMNTFSDNNTPLTVENVQEGLADPVDTFGLQFAASQWFKLVSNAEGLLSKLMANSSLGQQEREQIEEWLFLKAECEECLSSGELNGNQRLLGPIQETDEPEETSDQEATSCQQNSDSDSESQRPDLEEKVDNLMRDFQAKTDALVRDCYQEFLRSHPKAVFDSVESFQAASRGPSPQERHGRRKSIQPGQSLSSIEIAMLNRVASREQMVLKEDAQADLIAPRNTQRELLVKKVQKIETDLEATRRQMKELEHTISLKQRLIEDLIKNNDTRTTAKQRFNKKKNKLEAEYEKAKKQLSKAVANGRDKGEIERLNALTSHLEKRLQDLISIKQIAGESGQTVKKLQQSLKDSRKQFEGLQKSVKKEKKAKEALEAELKELDSKNPSEVALVPSDGQMEEKSHNLRAVSARISHLNHILQEKSETLEKFGAGGENNPLRHEIRNLRRTRDHLLEQRMSLDKKLKKDKILSYNEERKLLTYDEAIEAIDTTIELKNELICGRKSVDMTERMDREKGEMLLMARLNKLSEDEMRTLLYKYFLKVIDLRESSRKLEVQLVNLEKERDAWEWRERVLINAVRQARLEGEKHAVLLQRQHESKLTLMLRHLNETSTNSTLTDHFPAHYHDAGDPSKALPLKVKDMDLCPLPGDGQLSKYKPLDKLKEKERESKNKLLAKFQVLTRYHSKSQAETAIPSHNLKQLQSPAVPATKVTREKNKLIIQQDNAQGRR from the coding sequence ATGCAGATACCAATTCAAgttgctgtgcgtgtttttccAAACAACTACAGCAGCAACACGAGCGTTGTCCAGGCTATCTCGCAGATACATCGTCCCGGGGGCTTCTTGGACAATGGAAATGGGACTGAAATGCTCACATCGGGTCTGGTGCAAGTGGCAGGACATTCATTTCCCGTGGCCCATGCTCTGCCGCTGGATTGTAGTCAGGAAGATGTTTTCCGGAAGACTGTTCTGCCGTTGATTGGAGTTCTGCTGGAGGGATTTGACACGAGTGTGGTGTCGTATGGCCAGGTGGGCACAGGGAAGACCTACACACTCTTTGGACCGGGATTGGATTGTGTGCACAGTGAAACTGAGCAGGGAATTGTGCAGAGGTCTATTAGGGAGATCTTCTTGAGACTTTCCGGGCTTAGGGACAGGAATTACGTGGTGAATGTGGGATGGGTGGAGATCTGTGGTGATGATACTGTGAAGGATCTCctggaggcgggaaatatgccATGTAGGAGTGTTGGAGAGGCTTTTGAGTGGCTCAAACTTGGCCTGAGCAACAAGTCGAATAAGACTTCTCATAATATCTTCACGGTGACCCTGGAGCAGCAATGGGTGTCTCCTGAGGGACTCATCCAGCACCGACTGTCCACGGGGAGCTTTTGTGATCTGTGTGGGACTGATAGGATGTACGTGATGAACAGCATGAATCAACACTTGAGTATCCCTAAAGACCTCAGGCTGCAGACTCTGGAGGACATTGTAAACAGCCTGACAGATCCCAATGTGGTTCTCTATAACAACAATATCCCCTATCATCGGACGAATCTCACCACCCTGCTCAAGGACTCTTTTGGCGGAAGGGCGCAGACTCTTCTGCTCCTGACAATTTCTTCCCACGAAGAGCACACCAATGAGACAATCCACAATCTCCAGTTCGCTTTTAAGGCCCAATGTGTCCGGAACTACGTGGTCATGAACACATTCTCTGACAACAATACTCCTCTGACCGTTGAGAATGTCCAGGAGGGCCTTGCTGATCCCGTGGACACATTTGGGCTACAATTTGCTGCATCCCAGTGGTTTAAGCTAGTGTCCAATGCCGAAGGACTTCTCAGTAAGCTCATGGCTAACTCCAGTTTGGGTCAGCAGGAACGGGAGCAAATAGAGGAATGGCTCTTCCTCAAAGCAGAATGCGAGGAATGCTTGAGCTCAGGAGAGCTCAATGGGAATCAGAGGCTCCTTGGACCCATCCAGGAGACCGATGAGCCCGAAGAGACCAGTGATCAGGAAGCCACTTCCTGCCAGCAGAACTCTGACAGTGATTCCGAATCCCAGCGACCGGATCTCGAGGAGAAAGTGGACAATCTCATGAGGGACTTCCAGGCAAAGACTGATGCACTCGTCAGAGATTGCTATCAGGAATTCCTCAGATCTCACCCAAAGGCAGTTTTTGACAGTGTCGAGAGCTTCCAGGCAGCTTCCCGTGGGCCATCTCCGCAGGAACGTCATGGCAGACGCAAGTCCATTCAGCCTGGACAGAGTCTGAGCAGCATTGAAATCGCTATGCTCAATCGTGTGGCCAGCAGGGAGCAAATGGTGCTCAAGGAAGATGCCCAGGCGGATTTAATTGCTCCCCGGAATACTCAGCGGGAGCTCCTGGTGAAAAAAGTGCAGAAGATTGAGACAGATTTAGAAGCCACGAGGCGTCAAATGAAGGAACTTGAGCACACAATTTCCCTCAAACAGAGGCTCATTGAGGATCTGATCAAGAACAATGACACCCGGACAACGGCAAAGCAGAGATTCAACAAAAAGAAGAATAAACTTGAAGCTGAGTATGAGAAGGCCAAGAAGCAACTGTCAAAAGCTGTGGCCAATGGGAGGGACAAAGGGGAAATTGAAAGGCTCAATGCTCTGACATCTCATCTCGAGAAGCGCCTGCAGGATCTGATCTCCATCAAACAGATTGCCGGAGAGAGTGGTCAGACGGTGAAGAAGTTGCAGCAATCACTGAAGGATTCCCGGAAGCAATTTGAGGGTCTGCAGAAGTCTGTGAAGAAGGAGAAGAAGGCCAAGGAAGCTCTGGAAGCGGAGCTGAAGGAACTGGATTCGAAGAATCCATCAGAAGTGGCTCTGGTGCCGTCCGATGGGCAGATGGAGGAGAAGAGTCACAATTTGAGAGCTGTGAGTGCCAGGATTAGTCATTTGAATCACATTCTGCAGGAAAAGTCTGAGACACTGGAAAAATTTGGAGCTGGCGGGGAAAATAATCCACTGAGGCATGAGATTAGGAATCTGAGGAGGACTCGAGATCATTTGCTGGAGCAACGGATGAGTCTCGACAAGAAGCTGAAGAAGGACAAGATACTGTCGTACAATGAGGAGCGGAAGCTTCTGACTTACGATGAAGCCATCGAAGCCATTGATACGACAATTGAACTGAAGAATGAACTGATCTGTGGCAGGAAGAGTGTGGACATGACTGAGAGGATGGACAGGGAAAAGGGGGAGATGCTACTGATGGCCAGGCTGAATAAGCTGTCAGAAGATGAAATGCGGACGCTGCTGTACAAATACTTTCTCAAAGTGATTGATCTGAGGGAGTCCTCGAGGAAGTTGGAGGTGCAGCTGGTGAATCTGGAGAAGGAGAGGGATGCCTGGGAGTGGAGGGAACGTGTCCTCATCAATGCTGTCCGGCAGGCTCGTCTGGAGGGTGAGAAACATGCTGTTCTGCTTCAGAGGCAGCATGAATCCAAGCTCACACTGATGCTGCGTCATCTCAATGAGACCAGCACAAATTCCACCCTAACTGATCACTTCCCTGCCCACTATCACGACGCTGGAGATCCCTCCAAAGCCCTACCACTCAAAGTCAAAGACATGGATCTCTGTCCGCTGCCCGGAGATGGTCAACTCAGCAAGTACAAGCCCCTGGATAAGCTAAAGGAGAAGGAGCGTGAGAGCAAGAATAAGCTCCTGGCCAAATTTCAAGTTCTCACGCGATACCATAGCAAGAGTCAAGCGGAAACTGCAATTCCCAGTCACAATCTCAAGCAGCTGCAGTCGCCAGCGGT
- the LOC129809655 gene encoding 1-phosphatidylinositol 4,5-bisphosphate phosphodiesterase gamma-1: protein MNVFGVNGLGIKEQTICNLERGTIVTKFFPRRKPEKKTLMLRRETGQVIWFPITAEKDNRSSFEGSLEIRDIREVRAGRNSKEFDKWAEESKKADQQTCFVIFYGAEFKLRALSVAALYQRERNMWISGLRDMMHMVTTSSYPLVVERWLRKEFYAMENSRETLTLKELKSFLSKINCKISTQKLSDFFNEVDQRKRHEIGFDAFSKLYQKLMLTPNVLQDCFDRTFPYSKNDQIVTLQEFQRFLLKEQNESEASDKAFVSNLIKDFIQDVQRDVQEPYLTLPEFVDYLFSKHNEIWNGKCNRVYQDMTRPLSHYWISSSHNTYLTGDQFSSDSSTEAYARALRMGCRCIELDCWDGPDNMPLIFHGHTFTSKIKFTDVIKTIRDHAFVTSEYPVILSIEQNCSLKQQRNMADAMREVFKDNDMLLIQQIDKQEQELPSPEQLRRKIILKHKKLPEGEERNSLTSDEGDCDLRNSEKEEILFILDLVDRRWVPHRFALRQHKLMYRPEREDARDEETDFESPVPKPKDSIHNNELHFGENWFHGKLEGGREEAEMLLKAYSHLGDGTFLVRESATFVGDYCLSFWRRDRPNHCRIKLKHENGLTKYYLLENLLFDSLYSLIMHYRQNVLRSAEFSITLKEPVPQPKKHENKEWYHPNLTREFAEKVLKQRQQDGTFLVRPSDTDSNTYVISFWAHKKIKHCRITVDGRLYLAPGTQFESLVSLVNYYAKSPLYKTVKLTYPITREMLKCMSSSMIGLGDFLEDPLGDGTSSYMDPSSVEEKITVKALFDYKAQRDDELSFCKHAIITNVKKKENEMWWTGDYGGKKQHYFPANYVTVIETTEGCCDENANTMHKELDVNGAVVEIETVDIVDPDRPIQFMLRVQTPSMDKVFDIGCESQAVAEDWMAAIKEAAQNASALADERRKKEKNLRVAKEMSDMIIYFRSVPFKEDRELLFYEMCSFSETKAEKYFFQQHQQHFIKYHRKLISRVYPKGQRLDSSNFNPIPFWNIGSQMIALNFQTPDKMMQINQAKFRDNGVCGYILKPDFMFTDVFDPNMPNTLIGVEGKTINIRIIGGRHLFKSGRNINSPLVEVELLGASFDAGVKHKTKAVADNGFNPIWNEICEFHVKNPHFAMLRFEVQDEDMFGEPNFIGQAVFPVNAIKSGYRSVPLRNKYSEEIELATLLVHISIRTG, encoded by the exons ATGAACGTGTTTGGTGTGAATGGGCTGGGTATCAAGGAACAGACGATATGCAATCTCGAGAGGGGTACCATTGTCACCAAATTCTTCCCACGGCGCAAGCCGGAGAAGAAAACACTGATGCTGAGACGAGAAACTGGCCAG GTGATTTGGTTCCCGATAACCGCAGAGAAAGACAATCGCAGCAGCTTCGAGGGTTCCCTGGAGATCCGTGACATCAGGGAAGTGCGTGCTGGGAGGAATTCTAAGGAATTCGACAAATGGGCAGAAGAGAGCAAGAAAGCTGATCAGCAGACATGTTTTGTGATCTTTTACGGTGCTGAATTCAAATTGCGTGCCTTGTCTGTGGCTGCTCTGTATCAGAGGGAGAGGAATATGTGGATTTCGGGACTTCGGGACATGATGCACATGGTTACGACATCTTCTTATCCCCTTGTGGTGGAAAGATGGCTGAGGAAGGAATTCTATGCCATGGAAAATTCCAGGGAGACTCTGACCCTGAAGGAACTCAAGTCGTTTCTCTCGAAAATCAATTGCAAAATTAGCACGCAAAAGCTTAGTGATTTCTTCAATGAAGTCGATCAGAGGAAGAGGCATGAGATTGGATTTGATGCTTTTAGTAAGCTCTATCAGAAACTCATGCTGACTCCGAATGTGCTGCAGGATTGCTTCGATAGGACATTTCCGTACTCCAAAAATGATCAAATTGTCACGCTGCAGGAGTTCCAGAGGTTCTTGCTCAAAGAGCAGAATGAATCAGAGGCCAGTGACAAGGCTTTTGTGTCAAATCTCATAAAGGACTTTATCCAGGATGTGCAGCGGGATGTCCAGGAACCCTATCTTACTCTGCCTGAG TTTGTGGACTATTTGTTTTCCAAACACAACGAAATCTGGAATGGGAAGTGCAATCGTGTATATCAGGACATGACACGTCCACTATCACACTACTGGATATCATCATCTCACAATACATATCTCACAGGAGATCAATTCTCCAGTGATTCCTCCACTGAAGCCTATGCTAGAGCTCTGAGAATGGGATGTCGTTGCATTGAACTGGACTGTTGGGATGGTCCAGACAATATGCCATTGATTTTTCATGGGCATACATTTAcgtctaaaataaaatttacagacGTCATTAAGACAATCCGGGATCATGCTTTTGTGACATCGGAATATCCAGTGATTTTGTCAATTGAACAAAATTGTTCTCTGAAGCAACAGAGAAATATGGCAGATGCCATGAGGGAGGTTTTTAAGGACAATGACATGCTTCTAATTCAGCAGATTGATAAGCAAGAACAGGAACTCCCATCACCGGAACAGCTGAGACGAAAGATAATTCTTAAGCACAAAAAGCTGCCGGAGGGAGAGGAGAGAAACTCCCTGACAAGCGACGAAGGGGATTGTGATCTAAGAAATAGTGAAAAAGAGGAGATTCTCTTCATTCTGGACCTTGTTGACAG ACGATGGGTTCCCCATCGATTTGCTCTGAGGCAGCACAAACTTATGTATCGGCCAGAGCGCGAGGATGCGCGAGATGAAGAGACAGACTTTGAGAGTCCAGTACCGAAGCCCAAGGACAGCATTCACAACAATGAGCTGCATTTTGGGGAGAATTGGTTCCATGGGAAGCTAGAGGGGGGTCGGGAAGAGGCTGAGATGCTGCTAAAGGCATACAGTCATCTTGGGGATGGGACATTCCTGGTGCGGGAGAGTGCAACATTCGTGGGGGATTACTGTCTGTCATTCTGGCGCAGAGACAGACCAAATCACTGTCGGATTAAGTTGAAGCATGAAAATGGACTGACCAAGTACTATCTGCTGGAAAATTTGCTCTTTGACTCTCTCTATTCCCTGATCATGCACTATCGTCAGAATGTTCTGAGGAGTGCGGAATTTTCGATAACGCTGAAGGAGCCAGTGCCACAGCCGAAGAAGCATGAGAATAAGGAGTGGTACCATCCGAATTTGACCAGGGAATTTGCAGAGAAGGTACTGAAGCAAAGGCAGCAGGATGGAACGTTCTTGGTGAGGCCCAGTGATACGGATTCCAATACTTATGTCATATCATTTTGGGCACACAAAAAGATCAAACATTGTCGGATAACTGTCGATGGGAGATTGTATCTGGCTCCTGGGACACAATTTGAGAGTTTAGTTAGTCTGGTCAATTACTATGCCAAGAGTCCGCTGTACAAGACGGTCAAGCTGACGTATCCGATCACGAGGGAGATGCTGAAGTGTATGAGTAGTTCGATGATTGGATTgggggattttctggaggatcCTTTGGGTGATGGAACATCGAGTTACATGGATCCTTCGTCCGTTGAGGAGAAGATTACGGTGAAGGCTCTCTTTGACTACAAGGCTCAGCGGGATGATGAATTGTCCTTCTGCAAGCATGCGATTATCACGAATGTGAAGAAGAAGGAGAATGAAATGTGGTGGACAGGAGACTATGGTGGGAAGAAGCAGCACTATTTCCCAGCCAACTATGTCACGGTGATTGAAACAACTGAAGGTTGCTGCGATGAAAATGCCAATACAATGCACAAGGAGCTGGATGTGAATGGGGCAGTTGTGGAAATTGAGACTGTGGATATTGTGGATCCTGATCGTCCTATTCAATTTATGCTGCGCGTCCAAACCCCATCAATGGACAAAGTCTTTGACATTGGCTGCGAAAGTCAAGCTGTGGCAGAAGATTGGATGGCAGCCATCAAAGAAGCTGCCCAGAATGCTTCAGCTTTGGCTGATGAGAGGCGCAAGAAGGAGAAGAATTTGCGAGTGGCTAAAGAAATGTCAGATATGATCATTTACTTCCGTAGTGTGCCATTCAAGGAGGATCGTGAATTGCTCTTCTACGAAATGTGCAGCTTCTCGGAGACAAAggcagaaaaatactttttccaGCAGCATCAGCAGCACTTTATCAAGTACCACCGGAAGTTGATCAGTCGGGTGTATCCCAAAGGGCAACGTCTCGATTCATCAAACTTCAATCCAATTCCCTTCTGGAATATTGGCAGTCAGATGATTGCACTGAATTTTCAGACACCCGACAAAATGATGCAGATCAATCAGGCCAAGTTCCGGGACAATGGAGTCTGTGGATACATCCTCAAGCCGGATTTTATGTTTACAGATGTCTTTGATCCCAATATGCCCAATACCCTGATTGGGGTCGAAGGGAAGACAATCAACATCAGGATCATCGGCGGAAGGCACTTGTTCAAGTCTGGCAGGAATATCAATAGTCCTCTGGTTGAAGTGGAGCTTCTGGGGGCTTCTTTCGATGCTGGTGTCAAGCACAAGACCAAGGCAGTTG CGGACAATGGCTTCAATCCAATCTGGAATGAAATCTGTGAGTTCCACGTGAAGAATCCGCATTTTGCGATGCTGCGTTTTGAAGTTCAAGATGAGGATATGTTTGGGGAGCCCAATTTTATCGGTCAAGCTGTCTTTCCG GTGAATGCCATCAAAAGTGGATATCGGAGTGTGCCTTTGAGGAACAAGTACAGCGAAGAAATTGAGCTGGCTACCCTTCTGGTGCATATATCAATAAGAACAGGTTAA